From Haemorhous mexicanus isolate bHaeMex1 chromosome 1, bHaeMex1.pri, whole genome shotgun sequence, one genomic window encodes:
- the LOC132327189 gene encoding proline-rich protein HaeIII subfamily 1-like yields the protein MKSLLRPTQCKGKGNPSPAGCTTSSKPHQRDPASEHPTQPQTPPRPLASASRSPPGPRRPRCSPRRPRGLPGRPPPGGPPGQGRSSAEPGPWGGGGRRQSRDSGWQRCRAPPGGAGRGGVRCPRAERRGPAWRAGQERRGGAGQAAEPRLPEGLAGPLRSARQRRRPGASAEPPPLGAAPDGAPPPAPREPPPPASPVPGGRSPARH from the coding sequence ATGAAGAGTTTGCTCAGACCCACGCAGTGCAAAGGAAAGGGAAACCCTTCTCCTGCGGGCTGCACCACGAGCAGCAAACCGCACCAGCGGGACCCAGCAAGCGAACATCCAACTCAGCCCCAGACGCCGCCGCGGCCCCTCGCCTCGGCCTCCCGCTCCCCGCCGggcccccgccgcccgcgctgcagcccccgccgcccgcgGGGCCTTCCCGGCCGCCCCCCACCCGGAGGGCCCCCGGGGCAGGGCCGTTCCTCCGCCGAGCCGGGGCCCTGGGGCGGGGGGGGCCGCCGGCAGAGCAGAGACTCGGGATGGCAGCGATGCCGAGCCCCGCCGGGCGGCGCGGGACGCGGCGGGGTGCGGTGTCCCCGGGCGGAGCGCCGCGGACCCGCCTGGCGGGCGGGACAGGAGAGACGAGGCGGGGCAGGGCAGGCGGCAGAGCCGCGCTTACCTGAGGGGCTGGCGGGGCCGCTCCGCTCGgcgcggcagcggcggcggccgggagCGAGCGCAGAGCCTCCTCCCCTCGGCGCGGCCCCGGACGGCGctcccccgcccgccccccggGAGCCACCGCCTCCCGCCAGCCCCGTCCCCGGCGGCAGGAGCCCAGCTCGGCACTGA